Genomic window (Helianthus annuus cultivar XRQ/B chromosome 3, HanXRQr2.0-SUNRISE, whole genome shotgun sequence):
ATCAGACAACCTATAAGGTGTAAACACGCAGGTTTTAATATTTATGACAAATTTATAAACTTAAAgaaaataatatttattatatattttttcacCAAGTCCTTAAAGAAAATAATATTTATGAAAAAATAGACTTGGAGAAACGGTTTTAATTTCTACAAAAACCGTTTTTATAATTTTTTCCTTTCATAAAAATTTCTTCAAAAAACTAATTTACCATTTTACTTTATTATTTCATAAGTTAGTATCATTAACAAATTGCTTCTCGAAAATTATTTTATCGAATAAGTTGATTATCTTTAATGTTATTAAATACACAATTATTCATTAttcattattatatatatacaatttACGTATGCTCTTAGCTACAGTTCAAGTTTTCAAGTTATATGACCTACATCTGTCGGTCATAACTTAAGTACATGGTATTCCATTTTTTTACGACAAGATGATTATCTGCTTTGGGGTTACGGAGCCTAGACATGGGGGAACGGACATCCAGCCACCACGTCTCCATCTTTCTGCCCGGCAACAACCGAAGGTGCAGGTGGGTTGGGGTTGGAGTCCGACAGGACGTTTCAGATATTGAGACGGACAGACGGTCAAGTTTTTGAGAAGCGGAAACAGTTAGCAATGTGATACGAGGAGGAATGTGGAGCGAGATGGAAGTGCGGCGGAGGATGACAGATGCTTGGTAATGCGATGATTTGGTGAACAGAGAACCTGGGCTTGGCGATGTCTCACCCTGGAGGTGGGCTGTGCCTTTTAGTCACCACTGGTCCACTGTTGTCGCCGATCGTGATGAAGACGAGTGGAGGAGTCCATTGCCGTCGCCGGTAGCCGTCTGACGATTGTTGATCTCGCCTGAGAACCATAAGCTTCTAATCTTTCTGTCTCCGGTGGGATAAGGACAAGATGATGGGTTAATGTGTCAATTTAAGGTTTGAAATGAAAATGCAAATGCAAATATCTATGTATTGAACACGTGGTTTAAAAGTGAGTTATAGTAAGGGtgtacctattggcacaccaatgGGCCTATATGCACACCAAAAAGTAGttttttgtcctatatgcacaccctgcagtgttGAGCTGTGGCTAAATTGCGGTGTTTTGGTCTGGTTGAaacagacaaagactgacgggtctgttgaccggaccaaaacgccgagctttggccgcgttttggtcatGTCAACCAGACACCcagtcagtcttttgtctggttgaccggaccaaaacgcggccaaagctcggcgttttggtccggtcaacagacccgtcagacacccgtcagtctttgtctggttaaccGGATCAAAACGCCGCGCTTTGACCACAGCTCGACACTGCAAGATATGCATATAAGACAAAAAAACACTTTTTGAGGTGGctatctacacaccaagtgtgtagatGAGCCTATAGAGATAAtcaaatgtttatttaaaaaaaaatataaataaaaaattggattaacatacaaagttttattatatttttccgATTATGAATACACCTAACTACAAAATTGCAGACAGATTAATAACCTGACATTGGTACGATGCTTAAAAAGACACAGGAGGCATTACAACTTTAACTTGGGTATAGCCATATAGGTAATTATTCAGTGCATCAAAAAGTGAGTTAAAGCTAAACAATGATCCAGTCATATTGCATAGACTCAAACTAAAAAGGATAACTTGTAAATGGTTTCACAATTATGGACACACACAAGGGCGTAGCTttcaaggggccgggaggggcgtccgaccccccgaacttttcgttcagtagtgttatgtatgtacgttttgtgtagaattttttaggtatatacgttttcgaccccccggttttataaaaaaaagtttactatatagaatttttaggttcggtgatttccgaccccccggtggaaattttcaagcttcgccactggacACACAAATAACTTGTGTTCGTTAAGAAAAAGTACATAACTGTTTTTAATTTTGCCCTTGGTATTTCGATGCTGAAATGAAGTTCTATTTAAAACAAGAGTATTTGTTTATGTCGTAAGCTACACGAGTAAAGTACTGTGACGAACCTAACAACATCCGTTGGTAATTATGATAACCGTTACCAGTATATGTCTATTTTAAAGTAAGTTATGGTTCTCGGTTGATGTAAAACACGTTTGATATCACGTAGGCTATACAAGgactttgtttttttctttttcggCAGAGTGTGTCGATACCGAAATGAATCAAACTGATATAGCCGTTCCCGCCGCGAAGCGGCGGGAAATCCCGCTAGTTCAATATATACAATTTGGGTATGTTCTTAGGAACAGTTCCCGTTTTCCGGTTTTCATGACCTACACTTGCCAGTCATAGTTCTTGGCTCATAGCggctagagagagagaaagagcagAAAGTTCCCGTCGCCGACGTTATGTTGGTCCGTAGGCTAGAGAGCCACCGTCACCGGCGGTGTTTGTCAGTCCAAGGGTTCCTATGGCGTTCTCTAGTGGCATAGCAACTGGATTTTAGGGCACCGTTCGTCGGAGCTCAAGATCATCGCATGCCTTCTGGATTTTGGGGGTTTTCACTGTGGCCAGAATGGTTGGTTGTTGCCGGCGTCGTTCAAGGGCACTTATGGTAGCGACTATTATTTCCTCTCTCTGATCACCTTCTTTGTTTTCTATTGTTGACCGTGGCTATTTTTGGCTTTTCGTTGTTAGGTGTCGATGATGGCTAGGGTTTCCTATGCTGAGACTCTAACCGACTTTAATGGGTGGTGATTGCTTTTATCTATGATTATCAATGACTATGGGTGTCTTCATCTGAGATGTTcttgatttgaattttgaaaccGTGAGTTCGCTTATGTGTTTACTTTGTTGGCTAGGATTTCTGAAGACCACGtatattgtatatatataaatttgtgACTTGTAGAGTTCCTTTGATAATATAGGAGCTACATCATTTGGTCTATGATTCTGTTTTTGGCATTGATTTTATGCAACCATTGTTTGGCGTTTTGGTTATTGAGTTAGGTAATGATGATTGCGCGGGTGTAAACCGAGATGAGGATTTAACCATGGCGTGGCGTGGCATGTTTGAGAGATGGTAGATATTCATTTGTAACCTCCAATGCAGCCACAATTATCTCCTTCGTTTACACCCTCTGAGTCTATCCATTGGGCTGTATTGATGGTTGTACCCATTGCTTAAAGTTTTGTTTATGGTAAAGTTTTGATGCTTGTACTCATATTTGTGAACCGTGGGTATGTGATATCAGTATTGTATCTACTTCTGGGCTATGATGATGCGTTTTTGTTTGAAGAAACTAAGATTTTAGTGTTTATTGGCGTGGCATATGAGGTCTTTAACCTCTTAGTGTGCAGCCAACACGCGTAAATTCTGTTTCTTCAACATGTCTGAGCCTATATAACTATACTACTGCTGGTGTGCAACATGTGAAGGACCACTTGACTCTTTAATTGAAGAGAGCTTATGTTCTTCTGGTAATGATGGTGTTGAGTGGTTATGGACTAAGCACGGCGTCAGAGAGGGTTTTCGGCCGAGTTGAACTTCCGGCGACCAAACCTAGGGTTCCGGCAAAGTTCCGATGAACCTCCACCAACCGGCGAACTTCCACTTCTTCGCGAACGGAATGCATCTGTATAGTCCTATCTTATATTTTTTTATTGCTTTGCTTCATTAAGCTTCTTCAAGTTCCGTTTTGTATTTCTCAGTTTCATTTTTAATTTCAGTGATGTTATTTATGAGTTTGTGCCTATTTTTGAATTAGGGTTTATTGCCTATTATAGTCTACATTATCATGATGGATTCAATGTTCTTTACATTATGATGAATCAAGTAACAAGCTTTGAATTTAGTGTGTTTGCATTATGATCCACTGATGTTTTCATATATTGTTGGAATTGTATTTTGCACTCTAGGCAGTGTTTCATACATTTACATAGTGTCATTCTGCAGATTGGCTACTGAATGATTGGCTCATTTGTGTATATTTAGGGTGATTTGGGCTACCGAGCGCTTTCTACGGTCGCGGGCGGTGGGGTGACCTTTGGCCATTGGGTTAACCAGGTAGCCAGGAATTTATTCGTTAACATGGAATGCTTTTATGTATTCATAAATTGCTAAAAGTATGTTCGTTCTTAAAGTTAATAATGTTGTTGATACTTGAATTGCTTTTTAATGAAATCTGCATGTATCTACACTTTGATTTCCACATTACACCATTACTATACCCTTTGTAATTCTAATTGTCTTTTTCACAACTACAATTACATGCAGATGTATATGAAGGGGTATGTCTTGATGGTTTATAGTGATTACTTGAAGAAAATGGTCGAGTAACACTCTGCCTTTACAGTCTGTTGTGTTTCATCGGAGCAACAAATCGTAGTACCCGCCGCAACGCCGCGGGGTGCTATTTCTAGTTTGATTAAATTAAAGTATGTATAAAGAAAAGAAGAATATTCCACCCAAGTTGCAATGGGTTATTCTTAGAAGTCTCGAAATAATATATAACCTTTCTTTTATTACACCCTTCTCATATTAAAATTAAGATTCGCTATACAATGAGTTGATCTTAATTGTTTTCATTTCAAAAGTCCCACATAAATAACTTGAGTTACTAAAAATAAAATAGCGAAAATAAATTTATGTTTAAAACCTACCCAAATTATATTTGAATGCTAAAAGGGAAAAAAACATCATTATCTTTTATTGAAAAATACAGATTGTTACAATTATTGACAAGACGGTTCGTTATTCATTCAACTCAACCCAACTTGGCTCGGAATGACCCGTTATCCAATCAACTTAACCCACCGGTCATTTAATCCACCAATCCATGCGTTATTGATTATCTTAACACATTAATTAGCCAGATTCTTAAAACATAAGCGTTTATCAAATTTAAGATGTTAATAGGCATCGTAACATATTAATTAGCTAGATTGTTTTTATTTATACATAATCACTTTCAAAATTAAAATGTTTACTTGTTCCATGATCCAAGTTTTGGCAAAGCTAGTGTGATTCTTACACGATCCTTTCTCTTCTACAACCCAAAGAACCACATTCTTACTTCCCTTCAAACCAAAGAATCAAactcaaaaaataataataataattcgcCATCAGTATGTTAGAATAAAAATTATTTGTTAGAGCAGTTGCAATGGGCTCCGCTCAAGAATCACTCAAGGATGTCATCAAAATTTGATTCACAAGCATCAGAACACATTCAATCAaattttatacccattttcatCCCAGCATCTTCATTTCTTTTTGATTCGGCACGTGCATTTGTTTCACGTCGATTACATCCAATAAAGCGTAAAGTACAACCTTTATCAATATGCTTTTAACTTGTAAAGTATCAAGACATTCAAAAAATGGATACTTTGGAACAAAGTGGTTAAAAAATATCTGAATTTTTTATTGCtggaaaaagaatgaaagaagcagACTTTGTGACACTTTCCATCTCACAAAAAAATTAATCAACAGTTAATAACAAGATGTACATCAAAAGAAACTGCTAAAATCACGACTACTTTTACCTTCAAATTTTGCAGAAACTGATAGAAAAGAAAAATCTGCTGCCGAATTCTTTAAAATGAACCCGGCCCAAGAAACGTTACATATTCGCCACCGTGCAAATCACACCCCAATTTGAGGTctgcacaaaaaaaaaatgtacttttctttcatctaaAAATTTGTGGGTCAATTCTCTGCTGCTTTCCCTTGTTTGTTAGAAATTAGAAAAAAGTCAACGCTCTAAGAAATCAGTAGTCAACGTGTGAAGTGTAAGTAGTCCGACCCTGTAATTGAAGGGCCTTTAATTTTTAGTCGTTTTGGACCTTTCTCTTGATGCGGTGGTTCCCTTGTGGTTTTTCCAGGTTCATGGTTCAAGTTGCAATCTTTATATTTACTCACAGCTTCTTCATTTCCCGTCTTGTTGTACTTAATTGAGATGTGAGTGGTGGATCCTCTATTTGATACAATTTGATCCGCTTCTTTATAGTGAATAGAACGCTCGGATGCTGAATCATGCCGAGATCTTACTTCGGGTTGTACTCTCTTCAACCGTTTTAGCCCCTGAGGATACAAATGTCGGTCACTAATCGAAAATCTCAAGTGTGTTACAAAAACTAGAATTTGACCCATCTACTTATCATTGTTTATGTTATAATAGTAACGGGTCAAATAGATAACGTTAAAATAAATGGAATGAACAAAAcgcccctgaggtttggccacctttgcgactttcgtccaaaggtttgtttttccgcatccaattcgttaacttcatccatttttctccgttgaATGAGGGGCATTTTCGGCCTTTTagacatttttattaaaataaagaaTACTAAAAGAAATAAAGATCCACCTCTGTTGACTTTCTTCCCACCGAAACCCTTTAATCATCAcaaaaaaaatgtctaaaaagacgaCAATACCCATTGGCGAAGcatagtgggggcgggagggggcggccgaccccccgaacttttcgctcagtagtggagagtatgtagttttcggatagaaatttttgggtatatacgttttcgacctccCGGTCGGaaatttcaagcttcgccactgacaatacccctaacttaacgttaaaaatggatggggttaacgagttggatgaaaatggcaagattttaaaccttttggatccagatgcggaaaaacaaacctttaaaCGAAAGTCgcaaccaaacctcagggacgaaagtcgcaaccaaacctcagggacgaaagtcgcaaagtaACCAAAcgtccaaacctcagggacgaaagtcgcaaaagtaaccaaacctcagggacgaaaatggctttttactcaaaaaaaaaaaacaatatcaTTACCTGATTTTCAAAACCTGGAGGGACAGAATCATATGCATTTCTGTTCTCTGACTTTGAAGATGCACGGCGTTTGACCCTAAACGTTCCCGAGTCAGAATCATCACTTTCTTGACACGTATTTCTAACCTCCACAGTATAATTACTATCACCATGTACCTGCTAAAACGAAAACCGATCTCATTAGATCCCGAATTCCGTGTGATGTGTGTTCTCCCTAAGCCATTAGAGATTAATCTAATCTTACATGGTTAGTTAAAGATAAACTTTCTGATGAAGAACAGACTGTAGACGCATCCAGAATCTCCGAACCACACCGCTTGTTCAGATCAGGTCCAAAAGAGATTTTGCAATATGGATTATACGCTTCGTGTTCAGTTATCGGATACAATTTAGATAGTAGAATCATGTCAGTGGAAACTTTAGATTGCCGTTGAACCTCATATATAATATCTTTTTCTTGCTCAAACATTTTCGCTACATCCTCCATGTCTAAGATATCGTCCTTTACCGAGATTGTAAATTTGTCTCCACAAGGTAGGTTAAGTAGCTTAAACTCTGAAATGGAAAAGTACATGATatcataatttttttaaaaaaaaatcacataaATGCTACCGTGGGACTTTTTGTCAATGTTTTGAAAACCGGACCGGACTGCCCATTCAGACCGGTCCGGTTCACCCTATCGGACCGCTTTTGAGTCGAACCGGCCGGTTGGACCAGGAACCGGCGGTCGGACCGGGGTAACCGGGTGCTCGGACCGGTCGGATTTACCctatttatttttgtaatatttaCGGCATAACCTGGTTCTTACATCCGATCCGACCGGTTCGACCGGCCCGACCAGTGTAACACTAAGGGGACCAATTCGACGTCCAGTCCGGTCCTAAAAATATTGCTTTTTttacacatttacatgttcatatgGGTCAACTTCCTAAACCCTTTTATTCAAAGATTCAGATTATTTTTTTAATCATATTTAATGCCTTTAAGATTATAATGGATAAAAGAATTGTTTCTAGGCATACCATGGCGAAGGCATACAGGATGTAGATAGCAACCACAGTTAATATACGCCACATAACAGTCGCGTTTGCAAACACTGCAGAGAATAGTTCCATGAGAATGCGTGGAAGCACCCATGTATCCTCTTGATTTCATTAGACACCAACGTATACGGTGTTGAAAACGGATCAAATTCACGAATGCTGCTTTAATGTGTCTATGAGATATTCCATCCTCACAAGATCGATCTTCATATTCCATACTTGAATGGAGAATCATGGATTCTTTGCACAAAAGTTCCTCGTGAGGAAGAAGCGGTATACGGTTTAAAAGTGCGTAACGATGACTAGCGACTGATCCCAACAAGAACCAATCACCGATTGCAAAATTTACAGCCTCGGTGCAATTGAAACCTAAGGTTTTTAGACAATACAAATATTAGAAACAGAAAGTAGTAGATATTTTATATTGGGAAGAGTAAAATGTCATATTCGTCCCCGAGGTTTGACCACTTTctcgacttttgtccaaaggtttgaaatctcgccattttcatccgactcgttaactccatccatttctccgttaaatgaggggcatttccgtctttttagacatttttattAGAATAAAAAAACACAATAAGTAATAAAGAAGCACCTCTGTTGACTTTCTCGTTTCTCCCCACCCAAACCCTTTAATCAACACAAacttaaaagttaaaaaatagatggagttaacgagttggatgaaaatggcaagatttcaaaccttttggatccaaatgcagaaaaagtaaaaacaaacctttggacgaaagtcgcaaaagttgccaaacctcagggacgaaaatgacattttaatTTTACTCTATTGGGAATTATGGACATTATACCATGGCTAAATCCCGCATGATATGCTCGTGGGAAGGTTACGATAAATTCTCCAGGTTTTTGAACAGCTTTATAAACCGGAACATTGTGTTGCGATAATATATTTGGAGGAAATAAGGTTGTCTTTCCTAAAAGAACATCGAAAGCACCATCTTCCCCATCTGCTGATAAAATGTCGTTAGTGTACACTTTTTCTCGAACCACCTTTTCGAAATCCAGAGCGGCATGACCGGGAACACCGTACCATGTTTTTGCAGCTCCACAATGATGATAATTCACACTACAAAGTGTAAACATGTAATGAGACAAATGTGGGAGAATTATACAACATAGCaacaaaattaaattaaataccTATATAAGTAATGATCTTCTACATGCCAGGCAAACATGCTAAATAGCATACCAATGTAAAGCATAGGCTCGGTAACTCCCTGAAAAATACAAACGATAGTTAGGAGAATGGATATGCGAAAATTTTCAGAATCAAAGGAAGGAGTTGTATCTATAATTCTGAATACCGGAATCGTTGTTTCAAGCAGACGTAGAGTAGAATGGGACAGTCTTGAGACTTTCTGAATttaaaaaaggaacaaaacaatgTGTTGATTAATAAAGATGTGaagtaagagcattcacatccaatccatcaaattatacatacattccactaaaaaacaactcctatatcaatatattttcactaaaaacaaatattttttctctctccttttcaattaaataatattatcattacatttttctctctccttcactcacaaccattttcaatatatattaaaaaaattatagtgggtgaacagtgtcccctcaaatatacagatgaacagtaacattttctctctcctccactcacaaccactttttataccctttataatataaaaactccccctcacatattttgatggatagaatgtgaatgctctaagaaaCATGTAACAacaatcattaaaagttgaatgACCGAAACAAAATGAAAACCTTTAAATTCCATTTGCTACTTGCAAGTTGATCAGTGGGAGAAGAAGAAAAAGCACTGCCATCAACATCGCAAGCATATTCAACACTTTCTGTCTTTCCACATGCTATCTCATGCCAGAACTCTTTTTCCATATATGAAACAGGAAGATACCCAGTGCTGTAATATCTACGAGCAAATATCTTGTTCGCCAGTTTCTCATAATCACGGAATGTATAATTTCTAATGAATGAAAACCATTACTCAAGCTGAATAAGATACGTATACTAAGAATAATACGTAAAATATCATAAAGGGGGTACCCACCTTCCACTCATGAAGAAGGTGACTTTATCATCAGTATTCCACTCAGCAAGACGAAGAGGTTGCACTCGTGTAGTAAACTTAAAACCAACTTTCTCTCTTGTCAAAACTGTACCAGCAGAAACTGAAGCACTCAAAGGCGAAACAATCTTGCATATACCTGAAAGTACAAACATTCAAGGGGAAAACGTTTAATTAGAGATAATCCTCTAATCTTTATAAATGAATTGAGGAAGTATTACCAAATCTTGAAGCTTCTGAAGCTATCTTTTGGAGATAAACCAAAGGATCCTCAAACTCTTCTTTACTTGGAAAGTATACAGGGCACTCTGGAACCTTATCTGTCCAATCAAGATCGTTTAAATCGAACTTTTCAACTGTGGGTTTTGACGTATTATCTCGCCCACATGAATCCAGATTGCTGAATAATCCATCACTTGAAGATGCAGAACCTCTTAATGCATCTCCTCCACTTCGAGTCATTAGGTTAGACACAAATGCAGCATCGTTCACAGTGCCGGATTTCATCCGCTGAAGCCTCTTATGCTTCAGATATTTTAACGTGTCTTCTCTGGTGAAACAAACCCTTCCTTCCACCTGTCAAAACCATATCATAAGTCAGATATTCCAGGTCACATCTGTCAACACGTCATATGAGTTCTTAATCACAAATTTAAAATAAATCAGTCTTGTTGCCTCGCGGCTCATATCCTCGGTAATTAAACCTAACTTGTCTAGGAACCTCAACTGATTGACAAATCAGAACGTAACCGGAACGAAATTATTAAAATTATAAGCACTTAACTGCCCTCTTTGAACCAATTTCTCTTCGTAGTAGATCCCTACATACGGCTATTACGAGTTACGACTGTTCAACAATTTTGAACTGTTTCATCCTTCAAAGTTCAATTACCACTATGTAACAAAACCTTTGAACTATTCAACAATTTTGGACTGTTTCATCCTTCATAAATTCAATTTTAGCTTAAAAACTCCTTATGTAGACAACTAGAATCCAACCAAACAAAGTCAACCTCCTTTGAACAGTTAACCTAACTAATTCCTAACAGATATCTAACAGAAAAAAAACAAGTGAACAGTATCATCACATAGTAGGTCAATAAAACATTAAAACCTAAAGTAAATATAAAACTCcaataaaaacttataaaaacacATATGGAGTTATAATTAAAGATATATCATACAATTTTGTAGCTAATCAGCCATTACAATGTACAATTACTAGAAAATTAACAAAACGCTAGAGATCTCAGGATGCATTATTCATATATTCCACAACGCATAAGCATCACAGAGTTagaattaaaattaaattaaaataaataataaaataaaaacaaaataatgaCGTAATCATACCATCTCATTCCGAACTTTCTCACCGGAAGCCTCCGTCTTCTCTCACTTCACGAACGAAACAGAATAACAGAATCAGTTACACCGCAACAAACTTCAACCGCAAATCACGATCTCGTCACGTATCACCGCCACATTATCTCGAAACCGTCTCTAACGCAAAGATCGGACAGTTTCCACCGGTTAAACCGCCTTAGGCTCTAGAAACAAACAATTTCCACCGGTTAAATAGCTCCTGTGCGTGTGTGTAACTGCTCGTGCCGCGAACTGTTCACCGGAAAGGATGAACGGAACTAATACCGGCAAACAAGCGGTTTACCGGCGACAACAGAGAGGTTTTCCGGCGgttttgagagagaaagagagaggaaTAAACAGTAGATGAAATCCGGAAAGAGTATGGCTTTAGGAAACCGaaaaagaaagagagagagaggataacttacatgtgtatatatataatatttttttgccAATTGTAGCTTGTATGCACTTTATTTGTTTTTAATAGTTTTATGAtttaattacaaaaagaaaaaagtaaaaataataataaaggaAATTGGTGGTTAGTTAGGAGCTTGTTCAACCAAACGCACCCTTTGTTGCCGCCTCGTAACGCGTCGTTTTGATGCCTAacgttttttatattttttctctACCCAAACTACCCTCCAAGAAAGGGAATGGTTATTGAAAGAGTTGTTTACAATGTACATGTTTTTTCTAACGACGCACGGTTAGAGTATCGTTAACTGGATTAGTAGTTAGTATCATCAAATTAGTATTAAAATCCTCGTTGCCTGGCTTACAATGTAGATGTGATTTAAGAATATTAATTTTGATGACGATTTCTTTTAAGACGATATCATCTTGAGAATTGTAATAACTGCATTTCTATGTAACGCATTCATGATTTAGTGGATTAGTTTTTTTATTGTTCAACATAGCCAAGTAATCCTGGTATACTCATTGGCAACAATCACCCACGCCTATGATCGTAAACAAATACTGGTGACCCGGCCCGTCACTGGTTCCATAGAAAACCCATCGTCCGAATGCCCATTGTGGTAAAACATCTGGCATGCATTGTCACGAGCGAGACTCCAACTTGCGATTTATCTCAAAAAGAGTCATCTGAGTACCGCTAAAGCACTAGCCCCTTTGGTATTTAGGGGGGTGTTTGAGATTGAGGTTGGAaatgacttattaacttattgAAGCCAATAAGTCATTTGAAAAAGCTTCAAATCATGacttttgaaaatgatttattaGCTTTTTCAAAAAGCTattaagtcaataagtcataCGAATATAAACCGGTCATCTGTTAAAATGGATTATACCTTTGTAGTTAAACAAATTCAGTTAAACTCATATTGAGAAGAGATAGCGTATGGAAGGTTGGTTAGTGAGGATGGTGATCTTGACCTTTAAGTCACCTTAATAAGTGCAAAGTTCTTACGAATCACAAGATTACTCAATTCTTTTGGTTGGTTCGTAACGTCTTGAATAACTAGTTATATGATTGGTGACATGTCTCGTGATTATTGATATGTGGTTAGTAGAACTTTTGTATTATAGTGGCTACAATGTACTTTTAAAAAGGTGTACATCATGTTTTGTCCATCTCAAAAATGGTATATTGTCTATAAGTAAGTAGGTTAAGATGAATAAACAATACATTACAACTACACACTCATTATCACATACAAAGAAAGACACCCAATTTAATGTTTCTAACGCCATACAAAGAAAGACACCCAATTTAATGTTTCTAACGCCTTATTAGGACGATTGCTCCGTCTAATCTCACATATGACTTTATTTGTTGTGTGATGTTCGTATTGCGACATTGACTTATCATATGACGTGAGCATAATGATGGTAATGAAATTCCATTTGCATGATGGGCAGTGGCGGACTTAGATGTTGTGGTGGGTGGCAGGCACACCACcctctgaaaaaaaaaattagcgtATTTTAAAGGCAAAAATCCCTATTGCACTACTAGAAAAGTTAGTTGAAACCCTCGTTCATATTCCTATAAAATAATTCCTAAGTTCGCCACTAACGATGGGACATGTTGTGCTACACAACCATTTGATTCAACATGCTTGTTTAGTTTCAATAAGGGTTAGTTTCAATAAGGGTGTCCGGAGTGGGGGCGGCAAACCCACCCGGCACCGATCTTTCGTCAATCGGCAACCAATGCCAAGCCCTTTGCCGCATGAGTGTTTGACGAAATGGGGTTTGATTCGGTGAAGCATAACCGATTCGGCG
Coding sequences:
- the LOC110930230 gene encoding lysine-specific demethylase JMJ706 isoform X1, translated to MVEGRVCFTREDTLKYLKHKRLQRMKSGTVNDAAFVSNLMTRSGGDALRGSASSSDGLFSNLDSCGRDNTSKPTVEKFDLNDLDWTDKVPECPVYFPSKEEFEDPLVYLQKIASEASRFGICKIVSPLSASVSAGTVLTREKVGFKFTTRVQPLRLAEWNTDDKVTFFMSGRNYTFRDYEKLANKIFARRYYSTGYLPVSYMEKEFWHEIACGKTESVEYACDVDGSAFSSSPTDQLASSKWNLKKVSRLSHSTLRLLETTIPGVTEPMLYIGMLFSMFAWHVEDHYLYSVNYHHCGAAKTWYGVPGHAALDFEKVVREKVYTNDILSADGEDGAFDVLLGKTTLFPPNILSQHNVPVYKAVQKPGEFIVTFPRAYHAGFSHGFNCTEAVNFAIGDWFLLGSVASHRYALLNRIPLLPHEELLCKESMILHSSMEYEDRSCEDGISHRHIKAAFVNLIRFQHRIRWCLMKSRGYMGASTHSHGTILCSVCKRDCYVAYINCGCYLHPVCLRHEFKLLNLPCGDKFTISVKDDILDMEDVAKMFEQEKDIIYEVQRQSKVSTDMILLSKLYPITEHEAYNPYCKISFGPDLNKRCGSEILDASTVCSSSESLSLTNHQVHGDSNYTVEVRNTCQESDDSDSGTFRVKRRASSKSENRNAYDSVPPGFENQGLKRLKRVQPEVRSRHDSASERSIHYKEADQIVSNRGSTTHISIKYNKTGNEEAVSKYKDCNLNHEPGKTTREPPHQEKGPKRLKIKGPSITGSDYLHFTR
- the LOC110930230 gene encoding lysine-specific demethylase JMJ706 isoform X2, giving the protein MVEGRVCFTREDTLKYLKHKRLQRMKSGTVNDAAFVSNLMTRSGGDALRGSASSSDGLFSNLDSCGRDNTSKPTVEKFDLNDLDWTDKVPECPVYFPSKEEFEDPLVYLQKIASEASRFGICKIVSPLSASVSAGTVLTREKVGFKFTTRVQPLRLAEWNTDDKVTFFMSGRNYTFRDYEKLANKIFARRYYSTGYLPVSYMEKEFWHEIACGKTESVEYACDVDGSAFSSSPTDQLASSKWNLKKVSRLSHSTLRLLETTIPGVTEPMLYIGMLFSMFAWHVEDHYLYSVNYHHCGAAKTWYGVPGHAALDFEKVVREKVYTNDILSADGEDGAFDVLLGKTTLFPPNILSQHNVPVYKAVQKPGEFIVTFPRAYHAGFSHGFNCTEAVNFAIGDWFLLGSVASHRYALLNRIPLLPHEELLCKESMILHSSMEYEDRSCEDGISHRHIKAAFVNLIRFQHRIRWCLMKSRGYMGASTHSHGTILCSVCKRDCYVAYINCGCYLHPVCLRHEFKLLNLPCGDKFTISVKDDILDMEDVAKMFEQEKDIIYEVQRQSKVSTDMILLSKLYPITEHEAYNPYCKISFGPDLNKRCGSEILDASTVCSSSESLSLTNHVHGDSNYTVEVRNTCQESDDSDSGTFRVKRRASSKSENRNAYDSVPPGFENQGLKRLKRVQPEVRSRHDSASERSIHYKEADQIVSNRGSTTHISIKYNKTGNEEAVSKYKDCNLNHEPGKTTREPPHQEKGPKRLKIKGPSITGSDYLHFTR